The following coding sequences lie in one Arachis hypogaea cultivar Tifrunner chromosome 9, arahy.Tifrunner.gnm2.J5K5, whole genome shotgun sequence genomic window:
- the LOC112710860 gene encoding uncharacterized protein isoform X1: MEDDAAAIHVIKSLSSEDDTDTGSCCPICLGPTLQPSYLDKCFHKFCFNCILRWTKVVASKHRSQPSSVKCPLCKTENFSIIHGVDGSCFQRHYVNEDFEYSFTLSRAHRYRLQCYYTEQGFLDDVFNISHYWKSRKYCQPNSWLQSWLRREIQALIQEEDVDIIVYHIFGVMNASLTKREQKSHMNAPEKVQEEFKTSVSEAARPFLGARTERFVYEIQLFLASGLNIEAYDAVYIQRLGWSSPGVNTQISDNELIDRTTVIPYMYIFNDDSDGNE, encoded by the exons ATGGAAGACGACGCGGCGGCGATTCACGTTATCAAGTCGCTCTCGTCGGAGGACGACACTGACACCGGAAGCTGCTGCCCAATTTGCTTAGGACCCACTCTTCAACCTTCCTACCTCGACAAATGCTTCC ATAAGTTTTGCTTCAATTGCATTTTACGCTGGACCAAGGTGGTTGCCAGCAAGCACCGTTCTCAACCTTCTTCTGTCAAATGCCCCCTTTGCAAG ACAGAAAACTTTTCTATAATACATGGAGTTGATGGAAGTTGTTTTCAGCGGCATTATGTAAATGAAGATTTTGAGTATAG TTTTACATTGTCGAGAGCTCACAGATATAGATTGCAATGCTATTACACTGAACAAG GTTTCTTGGATGACGTATTCAATATATCACATTATTGGAAATCTCGTAAGTATTGTCAGCCAAACAGCTGGCTTCAGAGTTGGTTAAGAAGGGAAATTCAAGCTCTTATTCAG GAGGAAGATGTTGACATCATTGTTTACCATATTTTTGGAGTGATGAATGCATCATTGACAAA AAGAGAGCAGAAGTCACACATGAATGCACCCGAAAAGGTACAGGAGGAGTTCAAGACATCAGTATCTGAAGCAGCAAGGCCTTTTCTGGGAGCAAGAACAGAGAGATTTGTGTATGAGATTCAACTGTTTCTTGCTTCAGGATTGAATATTGAGGCATATGATGCTGTTTACATACAAAGATTGGGTTGGAGCTCACCTGGGGTAAATACTCAGATTTCTGATAATGAATTAATTGATCGCACTACTGTGATTCCATACATGTATATATTTAATGATGATTCTGATGGAAATGAGTAG
- the LOC112710860 gene encoding uncharacterized protein isoform X2 → MEDDAAAIHVIKSLSSEDDTDTGSCCPICLGPTLQPSYLDKCFHKFCFNCILRWTKVVASKHRSQPSSVKCPLCKTENFSIIHGVDGSCFQRHYVNEDFEYSFTLSRAHRYRLQCYYTEQGFLDDVFNISHYWKSRKYCQPNSWLQSWLRREIQALIQEEDVDIIVYHIFGVMNASLTKEQKSHMNAPEKVQEEFKTSVSEAARPFLGARTERFVYEIQLFLASGLNIEAYDAVYIQRLGWSSPGVNTQISDNELIDRTTVIPYMYIFNDDSDGNE, encoded by the exons ATGGAAGACGACGCGGCGGCGATTCACGTTATCAAGTCGCTCTCGTCGGAGGACGACACTGACACCGGAAGCTGCTGCCCAATTTGCTTAGGACCCACTCTTCAACCTTCCTACCTCGACAAATGCTTCC ATAAGTTTTGCTTCAATTGCATTTTACGCTGGACCAAGGTGGTTGCCAGCAAGCACCGTTCTCAACCTTCTTCTGTCAAATGCCCCCTTTGCAAG ACAGAAAACTTTTCTATAATACATGGAGTTGATGGAAGTTGTTTTCAGCGGCATTATGTAAATGAAGATTTTGAGTATAG TTTTACATTGTCGAGAGCTCACAGATATAGATTGCAATGCTATTACACTGAACAAG GTTTCTTGGATGACGTATTCAATATATCACATTATTGGAAATCTCGTAAGTATTGTCAGCCAAACAGCTGGCTTCAGAGTTGGTTAAGAAGGGAAATTCAAGCTCTTATTCAG GAGGAAGATGTTGACATCATTGTTTACCATATTTTTGGAGTGATGAATGCATCATTGACAAA AGAGCAGAAGTCACACATGAATGCACCCGAAAAGGTACAGGAGGAGTTCAAGACATCAGTATCTGAAGCAGCAAGGCCTTTTCTGGGAGCAAGAACAGAGAGATTTGTGTATGAGATTCAACTGTTTCTTGCTTCAGGATTGAATATTGAGGCATATGATGCTGTTTACATACAAAGATTGGGTTGGAGCTCACCTGGGGTAAATACTCAGATTTCTGATAATGAATTAATTGATCGCACTACTGTGATTCCATACATGTATATATTTAATGATGATTCTGATGGAAATGAGTAG
- the LOC140175107 gene encoding protein FAR-RED IMPAIRED RESPONSE 1-like, which produces MAEANASEMNNMKDAGVSTPRIYAMLANQKVEDPYLYYEHIVDVKGVLQALFWCDGRSQLDYEVFGDVLAFDATYKKNKLCPVVVFFGVNNHNQTVIFGSALVTDESKEVYVWLLQQLLTVMKEKTLVSVITDGFPSIKFAIEAVFPNAHHRLCAWHLIQNATSNVGNPKFTFMFKKCMLRDYKISVFEQKWFEIVEEFGVAEKN; this is translated from the exons ATGGCAGAAGCTAATGCTAGTGAAATGAACAACATGAAGGATGCAGGCGTTAGCACACCCCGTATATATGCTATGTTAGCTAATCAA AAAGTAGAAGATCCTTACCTCTATTATGAGCACATAGTTGATGTTAAAGGGGTATTGCAAGCTCTATTTTGGTGTGATGGAAGAAGCCAATTAGATTATGAAGTATTTGGAGATGTGCTTGCTTTTGATGCGACATATAAGAAGAACAAGTTGTGTCCGGTAGTAGTGTTTTTCGGTGTGAATAATCACAACCAAACAGTGATATTTGGAAGTGCTTTAGTTACTGATGAGAGTAAGGAGGTCTATGTATGGTTATTACAACAACTATTGACAGTTATGAAGGAAAAAACACTTGTATCTGTGATTACAGATGGTTTTCCATCAATAAAGTTTGCAATTGAGGCGGTATTCCCAAATGCCCATCATAGATTATGTGCTTGGCACCTCATTCAGAACGCTACAAGTAATGTTGGAAAcccaaaattcacatttatgttTAAGAAGTGTATGCTAAGAGATTACAAGATTAGTGTGTTTGAGCAGAAGTGGTTTGAAATAGTTGAGGAGTTTGGTGTAGCGGAAAAGAATTAG